GTTGTTCTCGCGAGCGCCCTGGACGCGGATCAGGTCATGGCTGTCCGCGATGTTCGGACGGCGCTGAGCGGCGGTCTTGTCGGAGGAGGTCATGGGTCCATTTTCTCCAGCAGTTGTTCGAGGCGGTCGTGCGGGGAGACCGTAGTCGAGCCGACCCTATCTGTCCGCCACTGCCAGGACGAAGCGCGCGTAGCCCAGCTCCGCTGCGTTCTTCATCAGCTCCAGGTTCACCCACGCGACGATGTCCGCGAAGGGCCTTCCTTCCAGGGGCCAGCGGGTGCGCATCGACGCGTGCAGCTCGGAGTCGTCCAGGCCCATGACGGCGCTCCGCCACTGATCGTGCAGGCGCGCGATCCATGCCTGCACGCCCTCGGCGGTTCCGGGCCAGTGCACGTCCTCGCGCTTCAGTGAGCCGGTGCCGAACGAGTGGTCATGCACCATCGACCACCAGAAGCCCATGTGCCAGGTCAGCCAGGCGATGGACGCGGGGCCGATGTCATAGCCCTCGGACTCCGGCCACTCCGCGCGCCAGACGCCGTCCGGGCCTTGCTCCACGTGGAGGCCCTTCCGCGCAGGCCGCAGGAGGCACTCCTGCGTGGTGAGTCCATTGAGATGGTATTGGGTGAGCGCCCAGGCCGTGTCGAGCTGCGTCAGCAACACGCTTCGAAGGCTGCCGTTCTCCTGGGTTTCCATTCAGCGAGCCTTCCATGGCGGAGCATGTGCCAGGAGCTTTCGTGACCCTCCTGGTTCTTGTGTTCACTTTCTAGCATTGCTAAGCCGGGCCCGCTTTTCGCTCTGCTGTTTGGGGATGGGGACCCGGAAATGACGCAGCCGTCGCGCACGCTCACGCCCGTTGAAACTCTTGCTTCCTTGATGGGCGTCGCGCCCGCTGAACTCGAACGCAAATCAGGGGTCCTGCTCGGAAACCTGGGCATGGATTCGCTCACGGCGACTCGCGTGCGCGGCTCGCTTTCGCCCATGCCGTCGTATCAGGTGCTCTATGGCCTGACCGTGGCGCAGGCGGCGGCGCTCATTCCCAGGCTTGAAGAGTCCGCGTCTTCGACTCTGAGAAATGGGAGCAGGCCTTCCGGCGCGGATGAGGCCTTCGAGCTCACGCCGATGCAGGTGTCCTATGTGATTGGCGCCAGCCAGGACTGTCCCTGTCAGGTCTATTCCGAGTTCGACATCACCGACCTGGACGTCGCCTGCTTCCAGGAGGCGGTCCGCCGTGTCGTGGCGCGGCATCCCATGCTGCACGCGGTCATCGTGGAGGGCACCCGGCAGCGCGTCCTCCCGGAAGCCGAGCGACGCGAGCCCGTGCGGCTGGAGGCGCTCCCGGTGGTGGACCTGGAGCAGCGACGCCAGGAGTGCATGACGGCGTTCCGTTCCCGGACGAACCTGCACTGGGACCTCCAGTTGAGCCGCGTGGACGCGCGCACCGTCCGCGTCCACCTGCTGCTCGACATGCTCTTCATGGACGCCACCAGCGCCATGATCCTCTGCCGCGAGGTCTCCCGGCGCTATGGCGAGCTCCTGCGGCAGGATGTCCCGTCAGTGCCCGAGCCGGACGCGCTCGCGTTCCGGGACTACTGCGACCAGTTGGGGACGAAGCAGGTCTCCGCGGCGTCGCTCGACTACTGGACGGCGCGGCTGGACGCGATTCCCCCTCCGCCGCAGCTGCCGCGCCGCAAGGGTGGGAGTGGGCAGGGCGTGGACTTCCAGCGTGAATCCATCGCGCTGGGCACCGACCGCTGGAACGCGCTCAAGGCCCACGCGAGCGCGCTGCAGGTGACCTCCAACGCGCTCCTGCTGGCCGTCTTCTCGGAGGTGCTGGGGCTCTACGCCGAGGAGCCGGACTTCACGGTCACCGTCACCATGTCGGAGCGGCCGGTGTCGCTCGGCAACGACTTCACCGGCACCGTCGGCGAGTTCACCAACGTCCTGCTGTGTCCCATCACGGGCCGGTACACGGGCCTCGCGGAGCGGGCGCTCGCCATCCACCGCGAGCTGAGCCAGGGGCTCGAGCACGGCGACCTCAGCGGGTTGGAGGGCGTCCGCATGCTGCGCAAGCACCGCGCGGATCCGCACCTGAGCTTCCCCATCGTCTTCACGTCCTTCCTCGGCATCATCGACTCGCCCGTGGACTTCGCGGGCTGCCAGACGGGCCTCCACTTCCAGCAGACACAGACGCCGCAGATCACCCTGGACCACCAGGTCTACGAGCTGGACGGCGAGCTGCGCATCAACTGGGACTACGACAGCCAGGTCCATGACCGCGAGCAGATGCGCGACATGCTGGCCTGCTTCCGGCACCAGCTGGAGCGCGTGGCCCAGGGCGACCTGAGCCCGTCGGTGCTGCCCCCCGAGGTGCTGGCGCTGCGCGTGGGCGCGAACCAGACGCACGTGGAGTTCGACGCCCGGCTGCCGCGCCTGCTGCACGGCCAGGTGCTGCGCGCCGCGGAGGCGACGCCCGGGGCCCTGGCGGTCATCGACCAGGACGTCCGGCTGACGTACGCGGAGCTGATGGCGCTGGTGCGCGCCGCAGCCGTGCGCTTGCAGGACGCGGGCGTGGGCCGGGGCTCCTGCGTGGCCGTGGTGATGGAGAAGGGGTGGGAGCAGGTCGTCGCGACGACGGCCATCCTGCTGACCGGCGCGTACTACCTGCCGCTCAACCCCAGCCACCCCGACGATCGCCTGCGGAGCATCCTCACCGTGGCGGACTGTGGCATCGCGCTGGTGCAGGACAAGTGCGTGTCGGAGGACCGCCACTGGCATCGCGCTCAGGGCGGCTCGAATGCCATCCTCACGCTGGGCGTGGACCTGACGCTGGCGGCCCGGGAGGCCGGGCGTGTGCCTACGCCCGTGTCGGTGGATCCGGAGGACCTGGCCTACGTCATCTTCACGTCCGGTTCGACGGGGGCTCCCAAGGGCGTGGAGATTTCGCACGGCCCCGCCGTCAACACGTGCCTGGACATCAACGCGCGCTTCGGGCTGGGGGCGCGGACGGTCACCTTCGCCATCTCCTCGCTCAGCTTCGACCTGTCCGTCTGGGACATCTTCGGGACGCTGGGGGCCGGGGGCACGGTGGTGGTCTGCAAGCCGGACGGGACGCGGGATCCGGACTACTGGTGGCAGCAGCTGCACCAGCACCAGGTGACGGTCTGGAACACCGTCCCCACCTCCTTCGAGATGCTGATCGCCGCGCGTCCGCCGGGCGCGGCGCTGCCCTTGAAGGTCGCGATGCTCAGCGGCGACGCCATCAGCATGACGATGGCGGACCACGCGCTGTCCCAGTTCCCGGACCTCCACCTCGTGGCCCTGGGCGGCGCGACGGAGGCCTCCATCTGGTCCAACTTCCACGTCATCACCCGGCAGTCGCGCGAGCTGGGGACGGAGCTGGTTCCCTACGGACGGCCCCTGTCGAACCAGACGATGCACGTGCTGGACGCGCGGTTCGGCTACCGGCCGGCGGGCGTCGTCGGAGACATCTACATCGGCGGTGTGGGCCTGGCGCGCGGCTACTTCCGCGACCCGGAGCTCACGGCCAGCAAGTTCCTCGCCGCGACCCCGTTCGGGAGGCTCTACGCGACGGGCGACCTGGGCCGCTACCTGCCCAACGGCGAGATTGAGATCGTCGGCCGCAAGGACTCGCAGGTGAAGGTGGGCGGCCACCGCGTCGAGCTGGCCGAGATCGAGCACTGCGCGGAGCGGCTGCCGTCGGTGCAGCGTGCCGCCGTCGTGCACCTGCCTGGAGAGGGCGGCCGGCTCGTCGGCTTCGTGACGGTGCGGGAGCCGGGGACGGATGCGCAGGCGCTGGAGGAAGCGCTGCGGCAGCACGCGGAGAAGTACCTTCCGGACTACATGGTCCCGCAGCGCTGGCGCGTCCTCGAGACGCTCCCGCTGACGGCCAACAGCAAGGTGGACACGCGCACGCTGCGGCAGCTGGCGATGGCCTCGCAGGCGCGCACCCAGGACAGCGAGCCGGTCGAGGGCAACAGCGAGGTCGCGCTCATCCTGCAACTCGCAGCGCAGGTGCTGGGCGTGCCGGCCAATGTGCTCTCCGCCACGCAGAACCTGGCGGAGCAGGGCCTGTCATCGCTGTTCGCCGTGCGGCTCGTGAACCTGCTGTCGGCGGCCTGGAACACGCGCCTCTCCTACACGCTGGTCTTCAACCACCCGAGCGCGGTGAAGCTGGCGGCGTACCGGGCCGGGCGCGTGGCGCCGCGAACCTCCGTGCGGCGCGAGGCTTCGGCGGTGGACGCGGCGGAGCCCATCGCCATCGTGGGCCGTGCGTGCCGTCTGCCCGGGGACGTGCTGTCTCCGGATGACCTGTGGGAGATGTTGCTGGGCGGGACGGACTGCGTGACGGAGGTCCCCGCGTCGCGCTTCGACATCGACGAAATCTACGACGCCAACCCGGAGGCGGTGGGCCGCAGCTACACGCGGCGCGGCGCCTTCATGAGCGAGGTGGAGAGCTTCGACCACGACTTCTTCGGCATCCCGGTCGCCGAGGCGCGCGCCATGGATCCGCAGCAGCGCATGCTGCTGGAGGTCACCTACGAGGCCTTCCACGCCGCCGGCTACGACAAGGACCGCCTGCGCGGCTCCTCCACAGGCGTGTTCATCGGGCAGATGAACTACGACTGGATGACGGACTTCGGCCACGTCACCGACTACGCGGGGACGGGCTCCGCGCCGTCCATCTCCTCCAACCGCATCTCCTTCGCGCTGGACCTCGCCGGCCCGAGCATGACCGTGGACACGGCCTGTTCGTCGTCGCTGGTCGCGGTGGATGCGGCCATCACCAAGCTGCGCTCGGGTGCGTGTCGCATGGCCGTGGCCGGCGGCGCCAACATGATCCTGAGCGCCACGCCCTACGTGATGACCTGTCAGGCGCGCATGCTGTCCGTGGACAGCCGCTGCGCGACCTTCGACAGCGCCGCCAACGGCATCGCACGCGGTGAAGGTGTGGGCGCCGTCGTGCTCAAGCGCCTGAGCGACGCGCTGGCGGATGGGGACCCGGTGCTGGCGGTCATCCGCGGCTCGGCGGTGAACCAGGACGGGCGGAGTGCTTCGCTGACGGCGCCCAATGGCCTGGCGCAGGAAGCGGTCATCCGCCAGGCGCTGGACGTGGCGGGGCTGGAGGGGCGCGACGTGGACTACGTCGAGTGCCACGGCACCGGCACGTCGCTGGGCGACCCGATCGAAGTCGAAGCGCTGAAGAACGTCCTCGGTGAGCGGCGTGAGAAGCCGGTGGTGCTGGGGGCCATCAAGAGCAACATCGGCCACCTGGAGGGCGCCGCTGGTGTGGTGGGCCTCATCAAGGCGGTGGAGGTGGTGCGCCGCCGGGAAGCGCCCGGCAACGTGCACTTCAAGTCGCTGAACCCGAAGATCGACCTGGAGGGCTTCGCGGCCGTCATCCCCACCCGGCCCACGGCGTTGGGTGCGGCAGGGGCCCCCCTGGTGGCGAGCGTCTCCTCGTTCGGCTACGGAGGCACCAACGCCCACGTGGTGCTCGAGTCCTATGTGGCGCCCTCGCTGAGCCAGGAGCCGCCGCCCGCGGACGCACTCTGGCTGTTCACGGGGCAGGGCTCACTGGTGCCGGGAGCGGCGAAGGTTCTGTACGGAGCCAACGCTGTCTTCAAGGAAGCGTTGGACCGCTACGCGGCACTCCTGGAGTCGAAGGTGGAGGTGCCGCTGCTGAAGCTGCTGCTCTCCGACGACAAGGAGATGGCGGCGCAGGTGCAGGAGACGCAGTACGCGCAGCCGGCCATCGTGGCGCTCCAACTGGCGCAGGCGGCGATGTGGCGGGCGCGAGGCATGCGTCCTGCGACGGTGCTGGGCCACTCGGTCGGCGAGTTCGCGGCGGCGGCAGTGGCCGGGGTGATGAGCGCGGAGCAGGCGCTGGAGCTGGCCGTGCTGCGGGGCCGACTCATGGCGGAGTGCCCGCGCGGAGGCATGGCGGCGGTGCGGGCCCCGGTGGATCAGGTCCAGCCGTTGCTGCCGCCGGAGCTGGTGGTGGCGGCGGAGAACGAGCGGGCGACGACGGTGGTGGCGGGCCCGAAGGACGCGCTGCACCGGTTCGTCACGGAGGTGCTGGGCGTCGGGCACACGATGCTGGCGGTGTCGCACGCGTTCCACTCGCCGATGATGACACCTGCGGCGGAAGCCTTCCGCCAGCGGCTGGAAGGGGTGGAGCTGCGCGAGCCGCAAGGCGTGCGGTTCATCTCCACGCTGACGGGCGCGGTGGAGACTTCGCGGCTGTGCACGGCGGAGTACTGGGCGGAGCAGCTGCTGAAGCCGGTGCTGTTCCTGCGGGCGGTGGAGACGGCGTGGGCGCAAGGGCCGGCGAAGACGGTCGTGGAGCTGGGGCCGGGCTCTACGCTGCTCCAGTTGGCGAAGCGGAGCATGGGCGAAGCGGGGCCGCGCTGGGTGGCATCGAGTCAGGCGACCCGTTGGCGCCCGGGGCCTCGGCTGTTCCGGAACGTGCCGCTGGGCTGGAACAAGCCGGTGTCGAAGTTCGCCTCGCACAAGGCCGCTCCCGCCGTGGAGCAGGTCACCCCCGCGACCTGCGTCTACGAAACCACGTGGATGCCCCTGCCTCCCTCGGCGGAGGTCGCCCCGAAGGCCGGCGCGCACCTGCTGCTGACGCGTGAGACATTGGCTGAGGCGCTCCCCGAGGGATGGCAGTCGGTGGTGGTGAAGGACGAGGCGGAGTGGCTGCCTCGGGTGTCGGGCCAGCGCTGGGCGACGGTGGCCCTCTGGGGGCATGGCACCGAGGAGGATGTGGCGCTGGGGCTTCGGCTGCTCCAGACGGCCCAGGCCGATCGGTGGGCGTTCGTGACCGGCGCGGGCAGTGAGGACGACGCGGGCCTGTGGGGCCTGGCGCGGGTGTCCCGGCTGGAGCGGCCGGACCTGCGGGTGCGCTGCATCGAGCAGGCGGATGGCCCGCTGGCGAAGGTGCTCTCGCTGGCTTCGAGCGATGACGCGGAGGACGAGCTGTCGGTGGACGCGGCCGGCGTGGTGCGGGTCCCCCGGCTGCGTCGCTGCGCGGGTTTGGAAGGCACCGGGAAGCTGCCGGTGCGTCCGGACGCGACGTACGTCATCAGCGGAGGGCAGGGGGCGCTGGGCAAGGTGGTGGCCCGGCTGCTGGTGGATCGCGGGGCGACGCACGTGCTGCTGCTGTCGCGCGCGGCGGGAGCAACGCTTTCGCCAGAGTTGGAAGCGCTGCGGGCAAAGGCTCGGGTGGAGAGCGTGGCGTGCGACGTGTCTCGCGCGGAGAGCGTGCGCGAGGCGCAGGCCTGGTTGGAGACGGCGGGCTGGCCCTCCGTGGGCGGAGTCGTCCACGCGGCGGGTGTGCTGAGTGACGGGACGCTGCCGAACCAGTCCGCGGAGAAGCTGCGGCTGGCCTACGGAGCGAAGGTGCACGGGGCGCGGAACCTGCGGGACGCGTTCAGCCCGCCGGACTTCCTGGTGCTCTTCTCCTCGACGGCAGCGGCCCTGGGCTCCGCGGGACAGGGCAGCTACGCGGCGGCGAACGCGGCGCTGGACGCGCTGGCGCGCAAGTGGTCGTCAGCGGGCGAGCCCGTGCTGTCGGTGCAGTGGGGCGCGTGGTCCGACGGTGGCATGGCGGCGCGGCATGAGGCCTTCAAGCGCGCGGAAGCCGAGGGACTGGGCAGCATCCGCGACTCGCTGGGCACGGCGGTGCTGGAGCGGTTGCTGGCCACGGGCAAGCGGGGAACGGTGTGCGTCTCTCCCATCGACTGGAGCCGGCTCACCCTGAAGGGCCCTCGCTTCGAGCTGCTGGCGGGACCTGGTGGAACGACGAAGCGGCAGACCTGGAGCCGTCTGGCGTTGCAGCAGCTCGTTCGCGACTGCGTCCTCCAGTTCATTCCGTCCAGTTCGGTGGAGGTCAACCGCTCCTTCATGGAGGCGGGCTTCTCCTCGCTGGACCTGGTGCAGTTCCGCCGTCAGCTGCTGGCGCGTCTCCCGGACACGGTGGAGCTGCCGGTCCACTTCGCCTTCAACTACCCCACCGAGGAGGACGTCACCCAACACCTGTTCGAACAGCTCCAGGCCCGGTCCGCTCCCTTGGCGGACTCCGCGGGCATGTGGACGCTGTTGAACGGCCGCACCCAGGGCCCGCCGCTCTTCCTCGTCGGCGGCGTCATGGGCACGGCGGAGAAGACCTTCGGGGCCCTGGCCGCCGCGCTGTCGGTGCCGGTCTACGCCGCCATGCCGGGCATCCCGGCGGTCATCGACCCGGCGGTGACGAACCTGGAAGGGATCGCCGCGGAGCTGCGCCTGTCCATGGAGCGCACCGCGCCGGGTGAGGCCTACTCCGTCGGAGGCCTGTCCTTCGGCGCGGCCGTCGCGTTCGAGATGGGCCTGCAGCTGGAGCGCGAAGGCAAGCTCGCCCGGGTCGTGATGCTGGACCCCCGGCACATGCCGCCGTTCGTCGCGCCGGAAGGCCCCGCGCCCTTCGAGCTGCTCGTGCAGCACTACACGCCGTCAGACGTGGTCCGCTCGCCGGTGCTCGTCTTCCAGTGCGCGATTCCGCCGTGGGAGCGCCAGTCGGAGATGATGCGTGAGGCGTCGCGCTCCTTCCAGGATGACGCGGGCGCGCTGGAGCGCTGCCGCGCGATGTGCCCGGGGATGGAGCTCATCCGGAGCGACGGGCACCACTTCAACCTCCTCAACAAGCACGTCGAACCCATCGCCGCCCGCATCGAGCGCGACCTCCTGGCCCCGCCCGCCAGGGAGCAGGGGACGGAGGCCATCGCCATCGTGGGCCGTGCGTGCCGCCTGCCCGGGGGCGTCCGTTCGCCGGACGACCTGTGGGCCATGCTGCTCGCCGGCAAGGACTGCGTCACCGACATCCCGGCGTCGCGCTTCGACATCGACGAGGTGTTCGACGCCAACCCGGACGTGGCGGGCCGCAGCTACACCCGGCGCGGCGCCTTCATGAACGAGGTGGAGGGCTTCGACCACGACTTCTTCGGCATCTCCGTGTCCGAAGCGCGGGCCATGGACCCGCAGCAGCGCCTGCTGCTGGAGGTCGCCTACGAGGCCTTCCACGACGCGGGCTACGACAAGAAGCGGCTGAAGGGCTCACCCACGAGCGTGCACATCGGTCTGGCGAACGACGACTGGACCACGATGGGGCGCGACCATGAGGCCCACAGCCCGCACTTCGGCGCGGGCGTCTCCGGATCCATTGCCTCCAATCGCATCTCGTACCTGCTGGGCCTCACGGGGCCCAGCATGACGCTGGACACCGCCTGCTCGTCGTCGCTGGTGGCGGTGGACCTGGCGGTGGAGAAGCTGCGCAACGGCATCAGCTCCCTGGCGCTGGTCGGCGGCGTCAACGTGATGCTGCACCACCGCATGTTCGTGAGCGCCTGTGCCACCAAGGCCCTGTCGCCCGCGGGCCGCTGCGCGACCTTCGACGCGGCCGCGGATGGCTACTGCCGCGGTGAGGGCGTGGGCGCCATCGTCCTCAAGCGCCTGAGCGATGCCGTGGCGGACGGCGATGAGGTGCTGGCCGTCATTCGCGGCACGGCGGTCAACCAGGACGGACGCAGCGCCTCGCTGACGGCGCCAAACGGCCTGGCGCAGGAGGCGGTCATCCGGCAGGCGCTGAAGGTCGCGGGCCTGGAGGGGCGTGACGTGGACTATGTCGAATGCCACGGCACCGGCACGTCGCTGGGCGACCCCATCGAGGTCGGCGCGCTCAAGAGTGTGCTGGGAGACCGGCGCGAGAAGCCGGTGGTGCTGGGCGCCATCAAGAGCAACATCGGCCACCTGGAAGGCGCGGCCGGCGTGGTGGGCCTCATCAAGGCGATGGAGGTGGTGCGCCGCCGGGAAGCGCCCGGCAACGTGCACTTCCAGTCGCTGAATCCGAAGATCGACCTGAACGGCTTCCCCGCCGTGATTCCGACGGGCGCGACTCCGCTGGCGACCGTGGAGGACACGCGGCCGCTCGTGGCGGGTGTGTCGTCGTTCGGCTTCGGCGGAACGAATGCCCACGTGGTGCTGGCGTCGTACGGGAAGTCCGGCGCGGTGGCGGAGCGGCGTGCGCGCGTGGAGTACGCGCCGCGCTTCCTGCCGTGGCGGCGGCTGCCGCATCCGTTCCTGAGCCGCAAGGAGGAAGACGGCTTCGTGGCGGTGCTCGCGGGAGAGCAGGCGGAGCGCTGGAAGGACCACCGCATCACGGAGCAGGTGCTGGTGCCCGCCGCGAGCCACCTGACGCTGCTGGGCGGCGCCGCGCTGATGAAGCAGGGGCGCGATGCCTCCCGGTCCGTGGGCGTGGAGGTCCAGGACGTGGTGATGCCCCGTCCGCTGGTGGTGGGCGGAGCGAGCATCGTCCGCTGTGTCGCCAATGGCAGCCAGTGGAGCGTGCAGGAGGAGCGGGCCGGGAGCCGTGAGCTCGTGGCGAGCTGCAGGGCCACGCGCCTCCTGGGAAGTGCCGAGGTCGCTCGGGCGGACGTGGAGGTCGAAGCCGTACGGAGCCGGTGTGCTCCGGCGGACGTGGAGGCGCTGTATGGCCTGCTGCTTCGCCAGGGCGTGCAGTTCGGACGCGGCTACCGCAACCTGACGCAGCTGCACCTGGGCGAGGCAGAGGCCCTCGCGCGGGTCGAGGTGGAGCACGCGTCCGTGATGGACCGGGGCCTGACGCTGGTCCACCCGGCGACGCTGGACGCGGGCATCCAACTGCTGGGCCTGTGGGGAATGAAGACCTGCGGGGTCTGCCTGCCCTTCAACGTCCAGAGCGCACGGCTGTTCGTCGTGGAGGAGCAGCCGCGCGAGCTGTGGGCCTACGCCCGTGTGACGGCGAGCAGCGCGAGGAGCGTCGAAGGAACGGTGACGCTCTTCAGTGACACCGGCGAGGTGTACGCGGTCCTGGAGGGCCTGACGTGCCGGCAGGCCAGCGTGGACACGCGAGTCCAGGAGAGTGTCTTCGAGACGGAGTGGGTGCCGTCGGCCGCGACGCCACGGCTGCTTCCGGAACAGAACGGCGCGCACCTGCTGCTGATGCGTGAGGCGGTCGAGGGACCGCTGCCCTCCGGCTGGCAGGCCCTGGTGGTGAAGGACGAGGCGCAATGGCTGCCGGTGGTGTCGGGCCAGCGCTGGACGACGGTGGCGCTCTGGAGCCATGGCGCGGAGGAGGACGTAGCGCTGGGGCTGCGGCTGCTCCAGACGGCCCAGACCGAGCGCTGGGCGTTCCTGACGGAAGCAGGCAGCGACGGCGACGCCGGGCTGTGGGGCCTGGCCAGGACGGTGCGCCTGGAACGCCCGGAGGTGCGGCTGCGCTGCATCGAGCACGCGGGGAGCACCCTGGCGAAGGTGCTCGCGCTCGCGACGAGCGATGACGTGGAGGACGAGCTGTCGGTGGATGGGGCGGGAGCGGTGCGAGTCCCCCGCCTGCGGCGCTGCACGGATGTCGGGAGTGCCGAGAAGCTGTCGGTGCGCCCGGACGCGACGTACGTCATCAGCGGAGGGCAGGGGGCACTGGGCAAGGTGGTGTCCCGGCTGTTGGTGGAGCGCGGAGCCACGCACGTGCTGCTGTTGTCACGCACGGCGGGAGCAACGCTATCGCCGGAGCTGGAAGCGCTGCTCGCGAAGGCACGAGTGGCGAGCGTGGCGTGTGACGTGTCCCGTGCGGAGAGCGTGCGCGAGGCAAAGGCCTGGCTGGAGGCCTCGGGTTGGCCCACGGTGGGCGGAGTCGTCCACGCAGCGGGAGTGCTGAGCGACGCGACGTTGCCGAACCAGTCAGCGGAGAAGCTGCGTCAGGCCTACGGGGCCAAGGTGCACGGAGCAAGGAACCTGCGCGAAGTCTTCACCCCGCCAGACTTCCTGGTGCTCTTCTCGTCGGCTGCATCGGTCTTCGGCTCCGTGGGGCAGGGTAGCTACGCGGCGGCGAACGCGACACTGGACGCGTTGGCGCAGAAGTGGTCCTCGGCGGGCGAGCCGGTGCTGTCGGTGCAGTGGGGTGCATGGTCCGACGGCGGCATGGCGGCCCGGCACGAGGCCTACAAGCGCGCGGAGGCCGGAGGCTTTGGCAGCATCAGCGACACGCTGGGTACGGCCGTGCTGGAGCAGCTGCTGGCCGCCGGCAAGCGGGGCGCAGTGTGCGTCTCGCCCATCGACTGGAATCGGCTACGGCTGGAGCAGCCGCTGGTGTCCCGCTTCCGGACCAGGCGCGTCGAGACGCAGGCCCCGAAGCGCGTGGAGGCCAAGGGCGGTCCGACGATGGCGGAACTGGTCGCGCTGGTGCGTCGCGCGGCGGCGGAGTCGATGGGTCTGCCCGCGGGCGGACAGGTCATCGACGACGAACCGCTGATGGCCCAGGGGCTGGATTCGCTGGGCGCGGTCGGACTGGCGCAGAGCCTCAGCCGCGAGCTGGGCCTGACGCTGGGCGCGGTGTTCGTGCTCAACCATCCGACGCTCGAAGAGATGGCCGCGGCGCTCGCCGCACGGCTGGAGAACACGACGTCGACCCCGCCGGCTCCGCGTCCGCGGATGCAGCGCTCCGAGGAGCCCATCGCCATCGTGGGCACCGCCTGCCGTCTGCCCGGCAACGTCCGCTCCCCGGACGAGCTGTGGGAGATGCTGCTCGCGGGGCGGGACTGCGTGACGGAGATCCCCTCGTCCCGCTTCGACATCGATGAGGTGTTCGACGCCAACCCGGACGTGGCGGGCTGCAGCTACACCCGGCGCGGCGCCTTCATGAGCGGGGTGGAGAGCTTCGACCTCGACTTCTTCGGCATCCCGGTCGCGGAGGCGCGGGCCATGGACCCGCATCAGCGCCTGTTGCTCGAAGTGGCCTACGAGGCCTTCCACGACGCGGGCTACGACAAGAAGCGCCTGCGAGGCTCCGCCACGGGCGTCTTCGTCGGGGTCGCCAACCAGGACTGGATGATCGTCTGCGGGGAGACCGAGGCGAAGAACCCCTTCTTCGGGGCCGGCGTGTCGTCCTCCATCATGTCCAACCGCATCTCGTACCTGCTGGGACTCACGGGGCCCAGCATGACGCTGGACACCGCCTGTTCGTCATCCCTGGTCGCGGTGGACCTGGCGGTGGAGAAGCTGCGCGGCGGCGTGTGTTCGACGGCGCTCGTGGGCGGCGTCAACGTGATGCTGCACCACCGCACCTTCGTCGGCTGTTGCTCCGCCA
This DNA window, taken from Corallococcus coralloides DSM 2259, encodes the following:
- a CDS encoding DinB family protein yields the protein METQENGSLRSVLLTQLDTAWALTQYHLNGLTTQECLLRPARKGLHVEQGPDGVWRAEWPESEGYDIGPASIAWLTWHMGFWWSMVHDHSFGTGSLKREDVHWPGTAEGVQAWIARLHDQWRSAVMGLDDSELHASMRTRWPLEGRPFADIVAWVNLELMKNAAELGYARFVLAVADR